A stretch of the bacterium genome encodes the following:
- a CDS encoding class II fructose-bisphosphate aldolase, protein MVYEGLANLKDGLRNIIEIEDGLRVFDPERLRAELIDELASTAALAESQATRDAARWVIIETANRLGLWLGSVQELYEARGREEYSGVTVPAVNIRSMTYDVARAIFRARKKLKVGAMIFEIAKSEMGYTHQRPMEYTAVIAAAGIKEGFTGPLFVQGDHFQVKAKAYRAHPEREVQLIKDLIDEAIAGGFFNIDLDTSTLVDLSKETVFEQQRDNFTLAAELCAYVRSKEPEGVTISLGGEIGEVGGKNSTPDELSAYMEGFQDELAKRGNDLIGISKIAIQTGTTHGGVPLPDGNVADVALDFDTLENLSTIARESYGLAGAVQHGASTLPDELFHKFREVEAAEIHLATGFQNVIYDHAAFPSELRNKIYAWIHEKLTNERKADQTDEQFIYKTRKKGFGPFKKEIWSIDKSARDAICEELQARFEFLFEKLGAMNTQQLASIEVRRVDVPLARPEST, encoded by the coding sequence ATGGTCTATGAAGGTCTTGCTAATCTCAAGGATGGGCTGAGAAACATCATCGAAATAGAGGACGGCCTCAGAGTGTTTGACCCGGAGCGGCTCAGGGCCGAGCTGATTGACGAGCTTGCCAGCACCGCGGCGCTCGCAGAGAGTCAGGCCACGAGAGACGCTGCCAGATGGGTGATAATAGAGACCGCCAATCGGCTCGGTCTGTGGCTAGGCTCCGTTCAGGAACTTTATGAGGCGCGCGGCCGTGAGGAGTACTCGGGCGTAACCGTTCCCGCCGTCAACATTCGCAGCATGACCTATGATGTTGCGCGAGCTATATTCCGCGCCAGGAAGAAGCTCAAAGTTGGGGCGATGATTTTCGAGATAGCGAAGTCGGAGATGGGCTATACGCATCAGCGTCCGATGGAATACACGGCCGTTATCGCCGCTGCGGGCATCAAGGAGGGTTTCACGGGGCCACTGTTTGTGCAAGGCGACCACTTCCAGGTCAAAGCGAAGGCCTATCGAGCCCATCCAGAGCGAGAGGTTCAATTGATCAAGGACCTTATCGACGAGGCGATCGCTGGCGGCTTCTTCAATATCGATCTAGATACATCGACTCTCGTTGATCTGTCCAAAGAGACGGTTTTCGAGCAGCAGCGAGACAACTTCACTCTCGCCGCCGAGTTGTGTGCCTATGTTCGCAGCAAGGAGCCGGAGGGCGTAACGATCTCTCTTGGCGGGGAGATTGGCGAGGTAGGCGGCAAGAACAGCACTCCGGATGAGCTTTCCGCCTACATGGAGGGTTTTCAGGACGAGCTGGCCAAAAGAGGGAACGACCTTATAGGGATTAGTAAGATCGCGATCCAGACTGGGACAACGCACGGCGGAGTCCCGCTTCCCGATGGAAACGTCGCAGACGTGGCCCTTGATTTTGACACGCTGGAGAACCTCTCCACAATAGCAAGGGAGAGCTATGGCCTGGCGGGAGCGGTTCAACACGGCGCCTCGACGCTGCCGGACGAGCTGTTCCACAAGTTCCGGGAGGTGGAGGCGGCAGAGATTCACCTCGCGACAGGTTTTCAAAACGTTATCTACGACCATGCCGCATTCCCGAGCGAGTTGAGAAACAAGATATATGCATGGATACATGAGAAGCTGACGAACGAGCGGAAGGCCGACCAGACCGACGAGCAGTTCATCTACAAGACGCGTAAGAAAGGATTTGGGCCATTCAAGAAAGAAATATGGAGCATAGACAAGTCGGCGAGAGATGCGATTTGTGAGGAGCTGCAGGCACGCTTCGAGTTTCTGTTCGAGAAGCTGGGCGCTATGAATACTCAACAGCTCGCCTCGATCGAGGTCAGGAGAGTTGACGTGCCGCTCGCGAGACCTGAGAGCACATAG
- a CDS encoding Lrp/AsnC ligand binding domain-containing protein, with product MNKHKGFIAVNVATGEALNVYNYLKKRPEVTSVFLVAGMYDLMIVAETETSESFADFVVQEVQKTKGVTHTMTCMALRGD from the coding sequence ATGAACAAGCACAAGGGATTTATAGCGGTCAACGTCGCAACGGGCGAGGCGCTCAATGTCTATAATTATCTGAAGAAGCGTCCAGAGGTTACGTCGGTTTTCCTCGTTGCTGGAATGTATGACCTGATGATCGTGGCTGAGACGGAGACTTCTGAGAGCTTTGCGGATTTTGTTGTCCAGGAGGTTCAAAAGACAAAGGGCGTTACGCATACGATGACGTGCATGGCTCTTCGGGGAGATTAG
- a CDS encoding class 1 fructose-bisphosphatase: MPLTKEAKTLRSFLFELGIEGTLRGLICELAEASKYIKYAIDTSALGQAGTTNVYGEQQLALDVLADELMSTRMSTCGLVVNMASEEQQNIFSAYLSKPGKYSVCFDPLDGSSLVDVNLAVGTIVSIFPGEELVRPGSDQIAALFVLYGPRTTMVIGLPDGVHEFTLNQVGSYILTRENVRMKESGKIYSPGGSARKCSLSHTAFIDALLDKGYKLRYSGGMVPDVNHVLMKGGGLFTYPGLDGAPKGKLRLMFEANPMAFIIEAAGGAASNGQKRILDVEPESIQDRCPVYMGSKTEVALAEKMLKESGPKPNSQK, encoded by the coding sequence ATGCCACTCACCAAAGAAGCAAAGACTCTACGCTCGTTTCTGTTCGAGCTGGGGATCGAGGGAACCCTCAGGGGATTGATATGTGAGCTCGCTGAGGCGTCCAAGTACATCAAGTATGCAATCGACACCAGCGCCTTGGGTCAGGCGGGCACCACAAATGTCTATGGCGAACAACAGTTGGCGCTTGACGTTCTGGCTGACGAGCTAATGAGCACGCGTATGAGCACCTGTGGGCTGGTTGTGAACATGGCTTCGGAGGAGCAGCAAAATATCTTCTCCGCGTATCTGAGCAAACCAGGCAAGTACTCAGTCTGCTTCGATCCACTCGACGGGTCCTCGCTCGTGGATGTCAACCTAGCTGTCGGAACAATTGTCTCCATATTCCCCGGCGAGGAGCTCGTCCGTCCGGGCTCCGACCAGATCGCCGCATTGTTCGTTCTCTACGGCCCGCGGACGACCATGGTGATCGGCCTGCCAGATGGCGTGCACGAGTTTACACTCAACCAGGTAGGTTCCTACATACTCACGCGGGAGAATGTGAGAATGAAAGAATCGGGCAAGATATATAGCCCTGGTGGCAGCGCGAGGAAGTGCTCGCTCAGCCATACAGCCTTCATCGATGCACTATTGGATAAGGGCTACAAGCTCCGTTACAGCGGTGGAATGGTCCCAGACGTCAATCATGTGCTCATGAAGGGCGGCGGCCTGTTCACGTATCCGGGGCTGGATGGCGCTCCAAAGGGCAAATTGCGACTCATGTTCGAGGCCAATCCCATGGCGTTCATTATCGAGGCGGCGGGGGGCGCAGCCAGCAATGGCCAGAAGCGGATACTCGATGTCGAGCCGGAGAGCATCCAGGATAGGTGCCCAGTTTACATGGGCAGCAAGACCGAGGTGGCTCTAGCAGAGAAAATGCTCAAGGAGTCAGGGCCGAAACCCAATTCCCAAAAATAG